The Streptomyces sp. NBC_01775 genome includes a region encoding these proteins:
- a CDS encoding class E sortase, with protein MPAAAGARGGRGAVAIGVGLFGELLITAGLVLALFVVYSLWWTNVLADRQAKREGDRVRQHWAAGRGPGNLDTKDGIGFLHVPSMSSRDILVKKGTNPKELNQGIAGYYTKPVKSGLPQDQSGNFALAAHRDGHGAKFHNIDKIDKGDSVVFETKNTWFVYKVYATLPKTSKYNTDVLDAVPKESGKKKTGRYITLTTCTPVYTSRYRYVVWGELVRTEDVDDKRTPPAELR; from the coding sequence ATACCCGCCGCGGCCGGAGCCCGTGGCGGGCGGGGCGCTGTCGCCATCGGCGTCGGGCTCTTCGGCGAGCTGCTGATCACCGCGGGCCTGGTGCTCGCGCTGTTCGTCGTCTACTCGCTGTGGTGGACGAACGTCCTCGCCGACCGCCAGGCCAAGCGCGAGGGCGACCGGGTGCGCCAGCACTGGGCCGCCGGCCGGGGCCCGGGAAACCTGGACACGAAGGACGGCATCGGCTTCCTGCACGTGCCGTCGATGTCCTCGCGCGACATCCTGGTCAAGAAGGGGACCAACCCCAAGGAGCTGAACCAGGGCATCGCGGGTTACTACACGAAGCCGGTCAAGTCCGGGCTCCCGCAGGACCAGTCGGGCAATTTCGCGCTCGCCGCGCACCGCGACGGGCACGGCGCGAAGTTCCACAACATCGACAAGATCGACAAGGGTGACTCCGTCGTCTTCGAGACGAAGAACACCTGGTTCGTCTACAAGGTCTACGCCACCTTGCCGAAGACCTCGAAGTACAACACCGATGTGCTGGACGCGGTGCCCAAGGAGTCGGGCAAGAAGAAGACCGGCCGCTACATCACGCTGACGACCTGCACCCCGGTCTACACCTCGCGCTACCGCTACGTGGTGTGGGGCGAGCTGGTGCGCACCGAGGACGTCGACGACAAGCGCACGCCCCCCGCCGAGCTTCGGTAG
- a CDS encoding class E sortase, which translates to MTTGYGDGAEGGGGTSRTESGRGTSGAEPGSGHDQDYDPYRAAVDALYDPLTDPLPGQRAPGPTPAPGPEPVPESDIPYWAQEEASSDLPYWAQEGAARPHATAPYEQQPEADPYAQAYDAPAFAQQPSQQPPYGASGYGTQAYETSTYEPSPYGSYEPPAQTQASYGAPAYEQPQAPAPAASPVREPEPAPVPAPTPAPAPAPPRTTGQPDRGTVGLRRPEASDLAHRAVSRTAAAPPASGRAHADRLPGPTRLEARRAARALRPGPGIIASRAIGEVFITFGVLMLLFVAYQLWWTNVRANQQAGGATHDLQEQWDDKQQKKGMDPERKAGAFKPGQGFAIIHIPKIDVTAPIAEGVSKSAVLDKGMVGHYYKKPLKTAMPWDDKGNFALAGHRNTHGEPFRYINKLETGDTVVVETQSKFYTYKVTRQLPSTSPSDTGVIDRVPPKSGFTEPGRYVTLTTCTPEFTSKYRLIVWGKMVDERPRSKGKPDALVD; encoded by the coding sequence GTGACCACCGGCTACGGGGACGGTGCCGAGGGCGGCGGGGGCACCTCCCGGACGGAGTCGGGTCGGGGCACCTCCGGGGCGGAGCCCGGGTCAGGGCACGACCAGGACTACGACCCGTACCGCGCCGCTGTCGACGCGCTCTACGATCCGCTGACCGACCCCCTGCCCGGTCAGCGCGCCCCCGGCCCGACGCCCGCCCCTGGGCCGGAGCCGGTGCCGGAATCCGACATACCGTACTGGGCGCAGGAGGAGGCCTCCTCCGACCTGCCGTACTGGGCGCAGGAGGGTGCCGCGCGGCCTCACGCCACGGCGCCGTACGAACAGCAGCCCGAGGCGGACCCGTACGCGCAGGCGTACGACGCCCCGGCGTTCGCGCAGCAGCCCTCGCAGCAGCCCCCCTACGGGGCGTCGGGGTACGGGACACAGGCGTACGAGACCTCGACGTACGAGCCGTCGCCGTACGGGTCCTACGAGCCCCCTGCCCAGACCCAGGCCTCCTACGGGGCCCCGGCATACGAGCAGCCGCAGGCACCCGCTCCGGCCGCTTCGCCCGTGCGCGAGCCCGAACCCGCGCCGGTCCCCGCTCCCACCCCGGCTCCCGCTCCCGCGCCTCCTCGTACGACGGGGCAGCCGGATCGCGGGACCGTCGGGCTGCGGCGGCCCGAGGCCTCGGATCTGGCGCACCGGGCGGTCTCCCGAACGGCTGCCGCCCCGCCGGCGTCCGGCCGCGCGCACGCCGACCGTCTGCCCGGGCCCACCCGGCTGGAGGCCCGCAGGGCGGCACGGGCGCTGCGGCCCGGGCCGGGGATCATCGCGAGCCGCGCCATCGGTGAGGTCTTCATCACGTTCGGCGTGCTGATGCTGCTCTTCGTCGCCTACCAGCTGTGGTGGACGAACGTACGGGCGAACCAGCAGGCGGGCGGGGCCACTCACGACCTCCAGGAGCAGTGGGACGACAAGCAGCAGAAGAAGGGCATGGATCCCGAGCGCAAGGCGGGCGCCTTCAAGCCGGGACAGGGCTTCGCCATCATCCACATCCCGAAGATCGACGTCACCGCGCCCATCGCCGAGGGCGTCTCCAAGAGCGCGGTGCTGGACAAGGGCATGGTCGGGCACTACTACAAGAAGCCGCTGAAGACCGCGATGCCCTGGGACGACAAGGGCAACTTCGCCCTCGCGGGCCACCGCAACACCCACGGCGAACCGTTCCGCTACATCAACAAGCTGGAGACGGGCGACACGGTCGTGGTCGAGACCCAGTCGAAGTTCTACACGTACAAGGTCACCCGGCAGCTGCCCTCCACCTCCCCGTCCGATACGGGGGTGATCGACCGGGTTCCGCCGAAGTCCGGTTTCACGGAGCCGGGCCGCTACGTCACGCTGACCACGTGCACGCCGGAATTCACGTCGAAGTACCGTCTGATCGTCTGGGGCAAAATGGTCGACGAGCGTCCGCGGAGCAAGGGGAAGCCGGACGCGCTCGTCGACTGA
- a CDS encoding aminodeoxychorismate/anthranilate synthase component II, which translates to MSARVLVVDNYDSFVFNLVQYLYQLGAECEVVRNDEVEPRHAQDSFDGVLLSPGPGAPEQAGVCLGMVRHCAENGIPVFGVCLGMQSMAVAYGGVVDRAPELLHGKTSAVSHEGAGVFTGLPSPFTATRYHSLAVRPGTVPDELEVTAWTSPADTSVDGGRLVMGLRHRELPVEGVQFHPESVLTEWGHRMLANWLVRCGDTGAVERAARLEEGAPRAAGLGTVTG; encoded by the coding sequence ATGAGCGCCCGTGTGCTGGTCGTCGACAACTACGACAGCTTCGTCTTCAACCTCGTCCAGTACCTCTACCAGCTCGGCGCCGAGTGCGAGGTGGTGCGCAACGACGAGGTCGAACCGCGCCATGCGCAGGACAGTTTCGACGGCGTGCTCCTCTCCCCCGGCCCCGGGGCGCCCGAGCAGGCCGGGGTGTGCCTCGGCATGGTGCGGCACTGCGCGGAGAACGGCATCCCGGTCTTCGGCGTCTGCCTGGGCATGCAGTCGATGGCCGTCGCCTACGGCGGCGTTGTCGACCGCGCCCCCGAACTGCTGCACGGAAAGACCTCCGCGGTCTCCCACGAGGGCGCGGGAGTCTTCACCGGGCTGCCCTCCCCCTTCACCGCGACGCGCTACCACTCGCTGGCCGTGCGTCCCGGCACGGTGCCCGACGAGCTGGAGGTCACCGCCTGGACCAGCCCCGCGGACACCTCCGTGGACGGCGGCCGGCTGGTGATGGGGCTGCGCCACCGCGAACTGCCCGTCGAGGGAGTGCAGTTCCACCCCGAGTCGGTGCTGACCGAGTGGGGCCACCGGATGCTGGCCAACTGGCTGGTGCGGTGCGGCGACACCGGCGCCGTCGAGCGCGCGGCACGTCTGGAGGAAGGGGCGCCACGGGCAGCCGGGCTGGGGACGGTCACCGGGTGA
- a CDS encoding class E sortase: protein MALRTVVRSFSELCITVGILIVLFVVYVLYWTGLRADSASDGEIERLQKEWSDGPVAGGAQGDDGGTDGADSSGSSGGQDRGGAGGGADQQRAGAARTYRDGRSFAVMYIPRFGRDWSKPVLQDTGTRTLRKGLGHYTRTARLGQKGNFAVAGHRRTYGDPFKDFPRLRPGDPVIVTDGATWYTYTITKPPYRTLPSDTGVLNSVPAPLDKAATPFDRPGRYLTLTTCDPEWGSSHRLIAWARLDATRPAAEGKPDALTR from the coding sequence GTGGCGTTACGGACGGTCGTAAGAAGCTTCAGTGAGCTGTGCATCACCGTAGGCATCCTGATCGTGCTGTTCGTCGTCTATGTCCTCTACTGGACGGGACTGCGCGCCGACAGCGCCTCCGACGGTGAGATCGAGCGCCTCCAGAAGGAGTGGTCCGACGGTCCCGTGGCCGGCGGCGCCCAGGGGGACGACGGCGGGACGGACGGGGCGGACTCCTCGGGCTCCTCCGGCGGCCAGGACCGGGGCGGTGCGGGCGGCGGCGCGGACCAGCAGCGGGCCGGGGCGGCGCGCACCTACCGGGACGGCAGGTCCTTCGCTGTGATGTACATCCCTCGCTTCGGCCGGGACTGGTCCAAGCCCGTCCTCCAGGACACCGGCACCCGGACCCTGCGCAAGGGGCTGGGCCACTACACCCGCACCGCGCGGCTGGGCCAGAAGGGCAACTTCGCCGTCGCGGGCCACCGTCGCACCTACGGCGACCCCTTCAAGGACTTCCCCCGGCTGCGGCCCGGCGATCCCGTGATCGTCACCGACGGCGCGACCTGGTACACGTACACCATCACCAAGCCGCCGTACCGCACGCTGCCCAGCGACACCGGAGTACTCAACTCCGTCCCCGCGCCCCTCGACAAGGCCGCAACCCCCTTCGACAGACCCGGCCGTTACCTCACTCTTACGACCTGTGATCCAGAGTGGGGCAGCAGCCACCGGCTGATCGCGTGGGCACGACTGGACGCGACCCGGCCGGCGGCTGAGGGGAAGCCGGACGCGCTCACCCGCTGA
- a CDS encoding DUF881 domain-containing protein codes for MTRSLIRPARLAAIGVFALAGLIFWVSFNTAQGTNIRSDDSMLRLSDLVQDRSRKNAGLDSSAAALRRQVDALAQRDDGSTAGQKRRLSSLEKRAGLKKVSGDGLAVTLDDAPTNATAKVPGLPDPEPNDLVIHQQDLQAVVNALWKGGAEGIKVMDQRLISTSAVRCVGNTLILQGRVYSPPYTVTAVGDRDKLRTALDKAPAIRNYLEYVDAYGLGWKVDEKKSVTLPGYSGTVDLRQAKPVG; via the coding sequence GTGACGAGATCGCTCATCCGGCCTGCGCGGCTGGCCGCAATCGGGGTTTTCGCCCTGGCAGGACTCATCTTCTGGGTCAGCTTCAACACGGCGCAAGGGACGAACATCCGCAGCGACGATTCGATGCTGCGACTCTCGGATCTCGTCCAGGACCGCAGCAGGAAGAACGCCGGCCTCGACAGCTCGGCCGCGGCCCTGCGCCGCCAGGTCGACGCCCTCGCGCAGCGGGACGACGGCAGCACGGCCGGGCAGAAGCGCAGGCTCAGTTCGCTGGAGAAGCGCGCGGGCCTCAAGAAGGTCTCCGGCGACGGCCTCGCCGTCACCCTGGACGACGCGCCGACCAACGCGACCGCCAAAGTACCCGGGCTGCCCGACCCCGAGCCCAACGATCTGGTCATCCACCAGCAGGATCTCCAGGCTGTCGTCAACGCCCTGTGGAAGGGCGGGGCCGAGGGCATCAAGGTCATGGACCAGCGGCTGATCTCCACCAGCGCCGTGCGCTGCGTCGGCAACACCCTGATCCTCCAGGGCCGGGTCTACTCCCCGCCCTACACCGTCACCGCCGTCGGCGACCGGGACAAGCTGCGCACCGCGCTCGACAAGGCCCCCGCGATCCGCAACTACCTGGAATACGTGGACGCGTACGGCCTCGGCTGGAAAGTCGATGAGAAGAAGTCGGTGACTCTTCCGGGTTACTCCGGCACAGTGGATCTCCGGCAGGCCAAGCCCGTGGGGTGA
- the crgA gene encoding cell division protein CrgA: MPKSRIRKKADFTPPPEKKATTIDLRGGGGRRWVAPLMLAMFGIGLAWIVVFYVTDGSLPIHSLGNWNIVVGFGFIATGFVVSTQWK; encoded by the coding sequence GTGCCGAAGTCACGGATCCGGAAGAAAGCGGACTTCACGCCCCCGCCGGAGAAGAAGGCCACCACCATCGACCTCCGAGGTGGCGGTGGCCGCCGTTGGGTGGCCCCGCTGATGCTGGCCATGTTCGGCATCGGGCTTGCCTGGATCGTCGTGTTCTATGTCACGGACGGTTCCCTGCCCATCCACTCGCTGGGCAACTGGAACATCGTGGTCGGCTTCGGCTTCATCGCGACCGGATTCGTGGTCTCCACCCAGTGGAAATAA
- a CDS encoding rhomboid family intramembrane serine protease produces the protein MERNGQPEDRAEQRGPAFCYRHPDRETGISCARCERPVCTDCMIPASVGYQCPECVRSGSGTGHAPDANQPRTIAGGSLTSDPRLVTKVLLGINAAVFVAVLAVGNRLLDELLLFGQAATERYGPLEGVAEGQWYRLFTSMFLHQEIWHIAMNMLGLWFLGPPLEQALGRVRFLGLYLLSGLGGGAVTYLLAAPQQASLGASGAIFGLFGATAVLMRRLRYDMRPILILLAINLVFTFTWKSIAWEAHIGGLVTGVLLAFALVHAPREHRKLVQYAAFAVLVAVVVLILVLRTLQLT, from the coding sequence ATGGAGCGGAACGGACAGCCCGAGGACCGGGCGGAGCAGCGGGGGCCCGCGTTCTGCTACCGGCATCCCGACCGTGAGACGGGGATTTCCTGCGCCCGCTGCGAACGCCCGGTCTGCACCGACTGCATGATCCCGGCCTCCGTCGGATACCAGTGCCCCGAGTGCGTCAGATCCGGCTCGGGGACCGGACACGCGCCGGACGCGAATCAGCCGAGGACGATAGCGGGCGGCAGCCTGACGTCCGACCCCCGGCTGGTCACCAAGGTGCTGCTGGGTATCAATGCGGCCGTCTTCGTCGCGGTGCTCGCGGTGGGCAACCGGCTGCTGGACGAGCTGCTGCTGTTCGGCCAGGCCGCCACCGAGCGCTACGGCCCGCTGGAGGGAGTCGCCGAGGGGCAGTGGTACCGCCTGTTCACCTCGATGTTCCTGCACCAGGAGATCTGGCACATCGCGATGAACATGCTCGGGCTGTGGTTCCTGGGCCCGCCGCTGGAGCAGGCGCTGGGCCGGGTGCGCTTCCTGGGGCTGTATCTGCTCTCGGGGCTCGGCGGTGGCGCCGTCACCTATCTGCTGGCCGCGCCGCAGCAGGCGTCGCTGGGTGCCTCGGGTGCGATCTTCGGCCTCTTCGGCGCGACGGCGGTGCTGATGCGCCGGCTGCGCTACGACATGCGGCCGATCCTGATCCTGCTGGCGATCAACCTGGTCTTCACCTTCACGTGGAAGAGCATCGCCTGGGAGGCCCACATAGGCGGGCTCGTCACGGGTGTGCTGCTGGCCTTCGCACTGGTGCACGCACCCCGGGAGCACCGGAAGCTGGTGCAGTACGCGGCCTTCGCCGTGCTGGTGGCGGTGGTGGTGCTGATCCTGGTGCTGCGTACGCTCCAGCTCACCTAG
- a CDS encoding peptidylprolyl isomerase: MAEQLYATLKTNQGDIEVQLFPNHAPKTVKNFVELAEGSREWTHPATGEKSTAKLYDGTVFHRVISGFMVQGGDPLGNGTGGPGYEFQDEIHPDLAFTKPYLLAMANAGPGTNGSQFFITLAPTTWLTGKHTIFGEVTSEAGKKVVDAIGGTSTNPRTDRPLEDVVVESVVIERR; encoded by the coding sequence GTGGCCGAGCAGCTCTACGCCACCCTGAAGACCAACCAAGGCGACATCGAGGTACAGCTTTTCCCCAACCACGCGCCGAAGACGGTCAAGAACTTCGTCGAGCTCGCCGAGGGCTCCCGCGAGTGGACCCACCCCGCGACCGGGGAGAAGTCCACGGCCAAGCTGTACGACGGCACCGTCTTCCACCGGGTGATCAGCGGTTTCATGGTCCAGGGCGGTGACCCGCTGGGCAATGGCACCGGCGGCCCGGGATACGAGTTCCAGGACGAGATTCACCCGGACCTCGCCTTCACCAAGCCCTACCTGCTGGCCATGGCGAACGCCGGGCCCGGCACGAACGGCTCGCAGTTCTTCATCACCCTGGCGCCGACCACCTGGCTGACCGGCAAGCACACCATTTTCGGTGAGGTCACCAGCGAGGCCGGCAAGAAGGTCGTCGACGCCATCGGCGGCACCTCGACCAACCCGCGCACCGACCGTCCGCTGGAGGACGTCGTGGTCGAGTCGGTCGTGATCGAGCGCCGCTGA
- a CDS encoding DUF5324 family protein translates to MTAKKSVRAATGTAKESVRHAAEVMAPHAEHAKDAAARYAQEAGARLGPKVSLAAEQARHSAREGYEHYVGPRVAQAREALPPEVDKAATRAGERARKAAHKAADYAAPRIEHAVTDARAAAGPAREEAAQRGAAAVAALRGQVTVKEIEKITRRRRRRSRAGRLVVRAGLVGLLAGGAYAAWRWWDRQANPDWLVEPPAATEVGDHTPLTSVNGSPEEESGSKDAGLDPEVQAKQDDAEAEERRKK, encoded by the coding sequence GTGACCGCCAAGAAAAGCGTGCGCGCCGCCACCGGCACCGCCAAGGAGAGCGTGCGCCACGCCGCGGAGGTGATGGCGCCCCACGCGGAACATGCCAAGGACGCCGCCGCACGCTACGCACAGGAGGCGGGTGCGCGGCTGGGGCCCAAGGTCTCGCTGGCCGCCGAGCAGGCCCGCCACTCGGCACGCGAGGGCTACGAGCACTACGTCGGCCCCCGCGTCGCGCAGGCCCGCGAGGCGCTGCCGCCCGAGGTCGACAAGGCCGCGACCCGCGCCGGCGAGCGCGCCCGCAAGGCCGCGCACAAGGCCGCGGACTACGCGGCCCCGCGCATCGAGCACGCCGTGACGGACGCGCGGGCCGCGGCGGGCCCGGCGCGTGAAGAGGCCGCCCAGCGCGGCGCCGCCGCCGTCGCGGCGCTGCGCGGCCAGGTGACCGTCAAGGAGATCGAGAAGATCACGCGGCGCCGCCGCCGACGCTCCCGCGCCGGGCGGCTGGTCGTCCGCGCGGGTCTGGTCGGCCTGCTGGCGGGCGGCGCCTACGCCGCCTGGCGCTGGTGGGACCGGCAGGCGAACCCCGACTGGCTCGTCGAGCCCCCGGCCGCCACCGAGGTCGGCGACCACACGCCGCTGACGTCGGTGAACGGCTCGCCCGAGGAGGAGAGCGGGAGCAAGGACGCGGGCCTCGACCCCGAGGTCCAGGCCAAGCAGGACGACGCGGAGGCCGAGGAGCGGCGCAAGAAGTAG
- a CDS encoding STAS domain-containing protein (This anti-anti-sigma factor, or anti-sigma factor antagonist, belongs to a family that includes characterized members SpoIIAA, RsbV, RsfA, and RsfB.): MAPMALHMDEGRSLSSATLPTGPDGGPEGTVLARTTRGRTVLELHGEIDLAVVLATTPQLYALTASPRPQLIADLRPVTFIDCSGLALLVDVRSRVLAGDGNFTLVCADPRVLRLLRITGLITLLAPVPEMEEDLDGPETESPVTDEPETDRLETDRPETDRPGADGPGTEKGREI, from the coding sequence ATGGCACCGATGGCACTGCACATGGACGAGGGCCGTTCGCTCTCGTCGGCGACCCTGCCGACGGGACCCGACGGCGGCCCCGAGGGCACCGTGCTGGCCCGTACGACGCGGGGACGCACGGTGCTGGAGCTGCACGGCGAGATCGACCTGGCCGTGGTGCTGGCGACGACCCCGCAGCTGTACGCGCTCACGGCCTCGCCCAGGCCCCAGCTGATCGCCGACCTGCGGCCCGTCACGTTCATCGATTGCAGCGGCCTGGCCCTGCTCGTCGACGTCCGCTCCCGGGTGCTGGCCGGCGACGGCAACTTCACGCTGGTGTGCGCCGATCCCAGGGTGCTGAGGCTGTTGCGGATCACCGGCCTGATCACGCTGCTCGCTCCGGTCCCGGAAATGGAGGAGGACCTGGACGGGCCCGAAACGGAGAGCCCGGTAACGGACGAGCCGGAAACAGACCGGCTGGAGACAGACCGGCCGGAAACAGACCGGCCGGGTGCGGATGGTCCGGGCACGGAGAAGGGGCGGGAGATCTGA
- a CDS encoding uracil-DNA glycosylase family protein, which produces MPEFDRGPTAQFAELFGQVPEPPVTSAFWFDWGPIFYRGRLDGSARVLIVASDPGPTERIAGRSLVGNAGQRVQGFLTKLGLTRSYVCLNAWAYAVHPSQAFAMKDRLDEPAQKQWRDAVFDRATDATLEAVVAMGFMAQEAVRLWTTRPQATLVEVPHPSSHDEAALVNAWRDAVTELRTIVTPDDDGDNTGPNYGAAFEESDYTAIPRRDLPFGAPSFLGDDSWVREGPGGAQNSVSRPSPDDGHTLVWKAPD; this is translated from the coding sequence ATGCCGGAATTCGACCGTGGACCGACGGCGCAGTTCGCCGAGCTGTTCGGACAGGTGCCCGAGCCGCCCGTCACATCGGCGTTCTGGTTCGACTGGGGGCCGATCTTCTACCGGGGCCGGCTGGACGGCTCGGCCCGTGTGCTGATCGTGGCCTCGGACCCCGGGCCGACCGAGCGGATCGCCGGGCGCAGCCTCGTCGGCAACGCCGGGCAGCGGGTGCAGGGCTTCCTCACCAAGCTCGGATTGACCCGCTCCTACGTCTGCCTCAACGCATGGGCGTACGCGGTGCATCCGAGCCAGGCCTTCGCGATGAAGGACCGACTCGACGAGCCGGCCCAGAAGCAGTGGCGCGACGCGGTTTTCGACCGGGCGACGGACGCGACGCTGGAAGCCGTCGTCGCGATGGGGTTCATGGCCCAGGAGGCGGTCCGGCTGTGGACGACCCGGCCGCAGGCCACGCTCGTCGAGGTCCCCCACCCGTCCAGTCATGACGAGGCGGCGCTGGTGAACGCCTGGCGCGATGCCGTCACGGAACTTCGGACGATCGTGACGCCCGACGACGACGGCGACAACACCGGGCCCAACTACGGGGCCGCCTTCGAGGAGTCCGACTACACCGCGATCCCCCGCCGTGACCTGCCCTTCGGCGCGCCGTCGTTCCTGGGCGACGACTCCTGGGTGCGCGAGGGGCCGGGCGGGGCCCAGAACTCCGTCAGCCGCCCGTCGCCCGACGACGGGCACACGCTGGTCTGGAAGGCGCCGGACTGA
- a CDS encoding amidohydrolase family protein — translation MAVVLRGTVVTFDDDHRILDPGAVYVGDDGRLAAVRSAGQDPPAGFSGAPRIDTDALILPGLIDLHNHIGYNTLPLWEAAGVPYLHHDRWVKEEDPPDYSTSVTWPAKVLQQAAPEALVKYVEVKALIGGTTAIQGAPHSSRPVDGWLLRIIDNEKLPAGADMVMTAALQLDADELREKRADQLDGTRVLIYHVAEGKLGSTVHGEFEDLQPCLKPGLIGVHGTALTAADFTMWQGGVAAVNAAEKGTVVWSPFSNYWLYHETTKVVEADKKGLRIALGSDWSPSGTKHVLGELKVADAVNRHELGGRFTDRELCDMITANPGDALATAWGPQVGRLRQGSAADLLVLERHDPAQDVYRNLIDATERHVRLVMVRGRPFYGMPGLMTAAGATDTDSITVAGLKRRVAVRQPGRSDAKLDWPGVKRALEKVRADPVAAWRAAQDALADWGGPLDDPEAPLVLFGDMPEGDVGAFAAAGEVPPDLVIPRLDPLTHDAAYFAAVTRSGVPELQHLADYYS, via the coding sequence ATGGCGGTCGTACTCCGCGGCACGGTCGTCACCTTCGACGACGACCACCGGATCCTCGATCCCGGCGCCGTGTACGTCGGCGACGACGGCCGGCTGGCCGCGGTGCGGTCGGCCGGGCAGGATCCGCCCGCTGGGTTCTCCGGCGCGCCGCGGATCGACACGGACGCGCTGATCCTCCCCGGCCTGATCGACCTTCACAACCACATCGGCTACAACACGCTCCCGCTGTGGGAGGCGGCCGGCGTTCCGTACCTGCACCACGATCGCTGGGTCAAGGAGGAGGATCCGCCCGACTACTCCACGTCGGTCACCTGGCCCGCCAAGGTGCTCCAGCAGGCCGCGCCCGAGGCGCTGGTCAAGTACGTCGAGGTCAAGGCGCTGATCGGCGGGACCACGGCCATCCAGGGCGCTCCCCACTCCTCACGTCCCGTGGACGGGTGGCTGCTGCGGATCATCGACAACGAGAAGCTGCCGGCGGGCGCCGACATGGTGATGACCGCGGCGCTCCAACTCGACGCCGACGAGCTGCGCGAGAAGCGGGCGGATCAGCTCGACGGCACGCGCGTGCTGATCTACCACGTCGCGGAGGGCAAGCTCGGATCGACCGTCCACGGCGAGTTCGAGGACCTTCAGCCGTGTCTGAAACCGGGCCTGATCGGCGTCCACGGCACCGCGCTGACCGCCGCCGACTTCACCATGTGGCAGGGCGGGGTGGCGGCGGTCAACGCCGCGGAGAAGGGGACCGTCGTATGGTCGCCGTTCTCCAACTACTGGCTCTACCACGAGACGACAAAGGTGGTCGAGGCGGACAAGAAGGGGCTGCGGATCGCGCTCGGCTCCGACTGGTCGCCGTCGGGGACCAAGCATGTGCTCGGCGAGCTCAAAGTCGCCGACGCCGTCAACCGCCACGAGCTCGGCGGGCGCTTCACCGACCGCGAGCTGTGCGACATGATCACCGCGAACCCCGGCGACGCGCTGGCGACCGCCTGGGGGCCGCAGGTGGGACGGCTGCGGCAGGGCAGCGCCGCGGACCTGCTGGTACTCGAACGCCACGACCCCGCGCAGGACGTGTACCGCAACCTCATCGACGCGACCGAGCGCCACGTACGGCTCGTGATGGTGCGCGGCCGGCCGTTCTACGGAATGCCGGGGCTGATGACCGCCGCCGGTGCGACGGACACCGACAGCATCACGGTGGCCGGGCTCAAGCGACGCGTGGCGGTACGTCAGCCGGGCCGGAGCGACGCCAAGCTCGACTGGCCGGGCGTCAAGCGCGCGCTGGAGAAGGTGCGGGCCGACCCGGTGGCCGCCTGGCGCGCCGCGCAGGACGCGCTCGCGGACTGGGGCGGGCCGCTCGACGATCCCGAAGCGCCGCTCGTCCTGTTCGGCGACATGCCGGAAGGCGATGTGGGCGCGTTCGCCGCCGCGGGCGAGGTACCGCCGGATCTGGTCATCCCGCGGCTGGATCCGCTGACCCACGACGCGGCCTACTTCGCAGCCGTGACCCGCAGCGGCGTGCCCGAGCTCCAGCACCTCGCCGACTACTACTCATGA